One window from the genome of Aphelocoma coerulescens isolate FSJ_1873_10779 chromosome 19, UR_Acoe_1.0, whole genome shotgun sequence encodes:
- the TAX1BP3 gene encoding tax1-binding protein 3 isoform X2, protein MAFVPGQPVTAVVQRIEIHKLRQGDNLILGFSIGGGIDQDPTQNPFSEDKTDKGIYVTRVTEGGPAEVAGLQIGDKIMQVNGWDMTMVTHDQARKRLTKRNEEVVRLLVTRQSLQKAVQQSMMS, encoded by the exons caAAGAATTGAAATACATAAGCTTCGGCAAGGTGACAATTTGATTCTGGGATTCAGCATTGGGGGTGGCATTGATCAGGACCCTACTCAGAATCCTTTCTCTGAAGACAAGACTGACAAG GGCATCTATGTAACAAGGGTGACAGAGGGAGGCCCAGCAGAAGTTGCAGGACTCCAGATTGGAGACAAGATCATGCAG gtgaATGGCTGGGATATGACAATGGTAACCCATGACCAGGCCAGGAAGAGGCTGACCAAAAGGAATGAGGAGGTGGTACGGCTGCTGGTGACCAGGCAGTCCCTGCAGAAGGCTGTGCAGCAATCCATGATGTCCTAA
- the CTNS gene encoding cystinosin → MRTRYLLPALLSLSLALMRPGDGVSVLSVPEVVSLESGSSTNVTVSLRAPLNETLVITLNITHSSKHSTIVELPDEVQFPAGHTKADFQVKADDVGQVTVCLYANNSNSTGPRIQFQVIHSIIVRYADEVIGWIYFLAWSISFYPQLFENWRRKSVVGLSFDFIALNLTGFIAYSVFNVGLFWIPLIKEEFLVSYPSGVNPVAINDVFFSLHAVALTLLTIIQCCIYERADQKVSKVVVGLLALAWIFTFTTLFLAAAEEMTWLQFLFCFSYIKLAVTLIKYFPQAYMNFRRKSTEGWSIGNVLLDFTGGSFSLLQMFLQSYNNDEWKLIFGDPTKFGLGVFSIVFDIVFMVQHYCLYRRRGYEPCE, encoded by the exons ATGAGGACGCGATACCTGCTCCCCGCCCTGCTGAGCCTCTCGCTGGCGCTGATGCGGCCTGGCG atggAGTCTCTGTGTTGTCTGTCCCTGAAGTGGTTTCTTTAGAAAGTGGAAGTTCAACAAACGTCACTGTCTCTCTGAG GGCTCCACTGAACGAGACACTGGTGATAACTCTTAATATTACACACTCCTCAAAGCACAGCACCATTGTTGAACTGCCTGATGAG GTACAGTTCCCTGCAGGTCACACTAAAGCAGACTTCCAAGTGAAAGCAGATGATGTGGGACAAGTAACAGTTTGCCTTTATGCCAATAATTCCAACTCAACTGG GCCTAGGATTCAATTTCAAGTGATTCACAGCATCATAGTGAGATATGCTGATGAGGTGATTGGCTGGATCTATTTCCTTGCTTGGTCCATCTCCTTCTATCCTCAACTCTTTGAGAACTGGCGACGGAAAAG TGTGGTTGGGCTAAGCTTTGACTTTATAGCATTAAACCTTACTGGCTTTATAGCATACAGTGTATTTAATGTTGGGCTCTTCTGGATTCCCTTGATTAAG GAGGAATTCCTGGTCAGTTATCCCAGCGGGGTGAACCCTGTGGCCATCAATGATGTTTTCTTCAGTCTCCACGCAGTAGCCCTGACTCTCCTCACCATCATTCAGTGCTGCATCTACGAG AGAGCAGATCAGAAAGTATCCAAAGTTGTTGTTGGACTCCTGGCACTTGCATGGATCTTCACCTTCACAACgctgttcctggctgcagctgaggAGATGACATGGTTGCAGTTCTTGTTCTGCTTCTCCTACATTAAATTAGCAGTCACACTGATAAAATACTTCCCACAG GCCTACATGAATTTCCGTCGGAAGAGCACTGAGGGATGGAGCATTGGAAATGTATTACTGGACTTCACTGGTGGAAGTTTCAGCCTTCTCCAGATGTTTTTGCAGTCATACAACAATG ATGAGTGGAAGTTAATCTTTGGAGATCCAACCAAGTTTGGCCTGGGTGTCTTCTCCATCGTGTTTGATATTGTTTTCATGGTGCAGCACTACTGCCTGTACAGGAGACGAGGGTATGAACCTTGTGAATAA